The Fulvivirga ligni genome window below encodes:
- a CDS encoding DUF6443 domain-containing protein: MKINLAMFMLLSISIDVLGNMKVDTPSEALEVQGPTSTCKGSTYTYTLSGYTSGTIIWNTSGTILSGQGSTSIIVNFDYSGMGQYIDASVNGVNYHLTVNVYLLPSEVGAISGPSNVCKGTTATYSIPNFTGNIVEVIWNAPNATILSSGRTYVTLFFPNNYENGEVSALINSGPCGVLSSVRKNIIGGNYEPLPTGPIQGSPLVKRGDENLIYTIEPVSYATSYQWNLPQGMSFLSGQGTNTIEVIVSNNFSGGQINVNGRNSGCSSPSPSIKEIELESQCVVLTPSYDHNYIISRDYILEINNANITLCDQVINKITYFDGLGRVIQNVAQAGSPDYKDLVSPIEYDNYNRINIDYLPFVSEEGTGSYKTFINKDDANYTNSTQFLFYNTLKNDPRPFSETIYETSPLNRTKKVYGAGQSWKENDSYVGYEYLLNNNDDKVIAWRLLISGLPDKNTEVEGFIDDEGHYLTGQLLKNVTTDERGHQVVAFTNKQDQTILKRVQADEVASKWADTYYIYDDLGNLRYVLPPVANERIKEGAIINENFLQDWTFYYDYDERNRMVMKHIPGSDSVFMVYDQRDRLVLTQDGKQRLHNQWLFTKYDAFNRPIATGFYTDTLSHGAIQSALKTEVGSVYDWYEVDGNETFGYTDKAFPQSVSHVDYLTITYYDDYGFTTLQEFGSNYYFDATQLDTARCILGNYSFEDAEFLHVKGQVTGTMTKVLDDTDSHWLKAVNYYDDKYRVIQTVMNNPGGNYTYIDKVSSIYNFPGWLLKTYTSHTDATGTIGLMRRYEYDHVGRLKRGFHQLNDNGSLQQEVLLAENRYNELGELIEKNLHVENGAASQSIDYRYNIRGWMESINNSNLSTLSTSDTDDTPDYFGMDLIYNNPLNGVQIND, from the coding sequence ATGAAAATAAACCTTGCAATGTTTATGCTTCTGTCTATTTCTATAGATGTTTTAGGTAATATGAAAGTAGATACGCCCTCAGAGGCTCTTGAGGTCCAAGGTCCAACCTCAACTTGTAAGGGAAGTACCTATACCTACACTTTGTCAGGATATACATCAGGTACGATAATATGGAATACATCAGGTACAATATTATCAGGTCAAGGTTCCACATCTATTATTGTTAACTTTGATTATAGTGGTATGGGACAGTACATAGATGCTTCAGTAAATGGAGTAAATTATCATTTAACTGTAAATGTTTATTTGTTACCTTCAGAAGTTGGCGCAATAAGTGGACCATCAAATGTTTGCAAGGGAACCACCGCCACTTATAGCATTCCTAATTTTACTGGTAATATTGTTGAAGTAATTTGGAATGCTCCTAATGCGACAATATTGTCTAGTGGCAGGACTTATGTTACGTTATTTTTCCCAAATAATTATGAGAATGGCGAAGTGTCAGCTCTTATTAATTCCGGCCCTTGTGGCGTACTATCTTCCGTGCGTAAAAATATAATTGGAGGTAATTATGAGCCACTGCCTACTGGGCCCATTCAAGGCAGTCCATTGGTAAAGAGAGGAGACGAAAACTTAATTTATACTATTGAACCTGTATCTTATGCTACCAGTTATCAATGGAATTTACCACAAGGTATGAGTTTTCTATCGGGACAGGGTACGAATACTATTGAAGTGATAGTATCAAATAATTTTAGTGGTGGACAGATAAATGTAAATGGTCGAAATAGTGGTTGTTCCAGTCCTTCTCCATCAATAAAAGAGATTGAGTTGGAATCACAATGTGTCGTTTTAACTCCATCATATGATCACAATTATATTATTAGTAGAGATTACATATTGGAAATTAACAACGCAAATATTACTCTGTGTGATCAAGTTATTAATAAGATAACATATTTTGATGGTCTCGGTCGTGTAATTCAAAATGTGGCGCAAGCAGGATCACCAGATTATAAGGATCTGGTTAGTCCTATTGAATATGATAATTACAATAGAATCAATATCGATTATTTACCTTTTGTATCAGAAGAAGGTACAGGAAGTTATAAAACGTTTATAAATAAGGATGATGCTAATTATACTAATAGCACTCAATTTTTGTTTTACAATACTCTGAAAAATGATCCCCGACCATTCTCAGAAACGATATATGAGACCAGTCCATTGAATCGAACCAAAAAAGTATATGGAGCAGGTCAAAGTTGGAAAGAAAACGATTCCTACGTTGGTTATGAATATTTACTGAATAATAATGATGACAAAGTAATTGCCTGGAGGTTACTGATTTCAGGTCTACCAGATAAGAATACAGAGGTTGAGGGTTTCATAGATGATGAGGGACACTATTTGACAGGTCAGTTGCTTAAGAATGTGACTACAGACGAAAGAGGTCATCAAGTCGTGGCTTTCACCAATAAACAAGACCAGACAATTTTAAAGCGTGTGCAAGCAGATGAAGTGGCATCGAAATGGGCTGACACTTACTACATTTATGACGACTTGGGCAACCTGCGTTATGTGTTACCGCCTGTGGCTAACGAAAGAATAAAGGAGGGTGCTATTATTAATGAAAATTTTCTTCAAGACTGGACATTTTATTATGATTATGATGAACGTAATAGAATGGTTATGAAACACATACCTGGCTCAGACTCAGTATTTATGGTGTATGACCAGCGCGATAGATTGGTACTCACCCAAGATGGAAAACAAAGACTTCATAATCAGTGGTTGTTTACAAAATATGATGCTTTTAATCGGCCTATAGCCACAGGGTTTTACACAGATACACTAAGTCACGGTGCTATACAATCTGCATTAAAGACAGAAGTAGGCTCTGTGTATGATTGGTACGAGGTGGATGGTAATGAGACTTTCGGCTACACAGATAAAGCATTTCCACAAAGTGTATCCCACGTAGATTATCTTACAATTACTTATTATGATGATTATGGATTCACAACTCTGCAGGAGTTTGGTAGCAATTATTATTTCGATGCGACCCAACTAGATACAGCCCGATGTATTCTAGGGAATTATTCATTTGAAGATGCGGAATTTTTACATGTAAAAGGCCAGGTCACCGGCACCATGACTAAAGTGCTTGATGATACGGATAGCCACTGGCTTAAAGCTGTTAATTACTATGATGATAAATACCGTGTTATCCAAACGGTGATGAACAACCCTGGAGGTAATTATACCTACATAGATAAGGTGAGTAGTATTTATAACTTCCCAGGCTGGCTGTTAAAAACCTACACCAGCCACACTGATGCCACGGGCACCATAGGTCTTATGCGAAGATATGAATATGACCATGTTGGCCGCCTGAAGCGCGGGTTCCACCAGCTGAATGATAACGGTTCATTACAACAGGAAGTGCTGCTGGCGGAGAATAGATATAATGAACTAGGTGAGCTGATAGAGAAGAACTTACACGTAGAAAACGGCGCCGCTAGCCAATCTATTGACTATAGATATAATATTAGGGGCTGGATGGAGAGTATCAATAATAGTAATTTAAGTACTTTATCAACATCAGATACGGATGATACTCCAGACTACTTTGGTATGGACCTTATCTATAACAATCCTCTAAACGGCGTTCAGATCAATGACTAG
- a CDS encoding HEPN domain-containing protein: MKTSEIKSLGQCSYQQLIAVIREVVKPDMIYLLGSSQQEIKSESIFISNPTTVNYTSEHYLLILISELNDKNTYEWEEIIECRCKSIIPIICIVLQTSNFEKWLMAGHSFAVKVFQSANIIYSTPRSPFDDIAVGESSDQKEIKEFYNTGINKAKEFLKTAELCRLCDQNALAMFMLHQSAEQALTAIIKAGTGYHRRTHNLSRLIKLSGMVTSKVKSIFPQHIDEDKRLLKLLQSAYSDARYKRGYGVREEELKIIRLQVSDLLTMCNELLKIKNI, encoded by the coding sequence ATGAAAACTTCGGAAATCAAAAGCTTAGGCCAATGCTCTTATCAACAACTGATTGCTGTTATTAGGGAGGTGGTGAAGCCTGACATGATTTATCTATTAGGTAGTTCACAGCAGGAAATAAAAAGTGAAAGTATTTTTATTTCTAACCCCACAACGGTGAATTATACTTCTGAGCATTACCTTCTAATTTTAATCTCTGAACTGAATGACAAGAACACATATGAGTGGGAGGAAATTATTGAATGTCGCTGTAAATCTATCATTCCCATAATTTGCATTGTATTACAGACTAGCAACTTTGAAAAGTGGTTAATGGCAGGTCATAGTTTTGCTGTAAAAGTCTTCCAATCCGCTAATATTATCTATAGCACTCCGAGGTCACCATTTGATGATATCGCCGTTGGAGAAAGTTCCGATCAAAAAGAGATCAAAGAATTCTACAACACCGGCATTAATAAAGCTAAAGAATTTTTAAAGACAGCAGAGCTATGTAGGCTATGTGATCAAAATGCTCTTGCTATGTTCATGCTGCATCAGTCAGCCGAGCAAGCACTTACTGCCATAATCAAAGCCGGAACTGGGTACCACAGACGTACGCATAATCTTAGTAGACTAATCAAGTTGTCAGGTATGGTTACTAGCAAGGTTAAATCTATATTTCCTCAACACATAGATGAGGATAAGAGGTTGTTGAAGCTTTTGCAGAGTGCTTATAGTGATGCGAGGTATAAGAGGGGGTATGGCGTAAGAGAAGAGGAATTGAAGATTATTAGACTCCAGGTATCTGATCTCTTAACAATGTGTAATGAGTTATTAAAGATAAAAAACATTTGA
- a CDS encoding helix-turn-helix domain-containing protein, producing the protein MEKKIHHGRNVKRFREMLGIKQEGLALELGDDWNQRKISLLEQKEEIEADLLKQVADVLKVPVEAIENFDEEAAINIIANTVNNHDNATGNSVFMYYPSFNPVEKVMELFERLLASEREKTQLLKDILDKMK; encoded by the coding sequence ATGGAGAAGAAAATACACCACGGAAGAAATGTAAAGCGCTTTAGAGAAATGCTGGGCATCAAACAAGAAGGTTTAGCTCTTGAGCTTGGTGACGATTGGAACCAACGTAAAATATCTCTTCTCGAGCAAAAAGAAGAGATTGAAGCTGATTTACTAAAGCAAGTGGCCGATGTGTTAAAAGTGCCTGTGGAAGCCATAGAGAATTTTGACGAAGAGGCTGCTATTAATATAATTGCTAACACAGTAAACAATCATGATAATGCAACTGGAAATTCCGTTTTCATGTACTACCCATCATTCAACCCAGTTGAAAAAGTAATGGAATTATTTGAAAGGTTACTTGCCAGTGAAAGAGAAAAGACTCAGCTGTTAAAAGATATACTGGATAAGATGAAATAA
- a CDS encoding helix-turn-helix domain-containing protein produces MATEIITTEDLREFKLELIDEFKKILKEHAGTPVKKWLRSPEVRTMLHISPGTLQNLRVNGTLPFTKIGGVLYYDYQDIHKMLTENRVQNRGAF; encoded by the coding sequence ATGGCAACAGAAATTATCACCACAGAAGATCTAAGAGAGTTTAAACTTGAACTAATTGATGAGTTTAAAAAGATTTTAAAAGAACATGCTGGAACACCTGTAAAAAAATGGCTCAGATCTCCAGAGGTAAGGACCATGTTACACATTTCGCCAGGCACATTGCAAAATCTAAGAGTAAACGGCACTCTACCATTCACTAAAATAGGCGGAGTTCTTTATTATGATTATCAGGATATTCATAAAATGCTAACAGAAAATAGAGTTCAAAATAGAGGGGCATTTTAA
- a CDS encoding helix-turn-helix domain-containing protein → MRIYIKYMVSLRCKMLVKEELKNLGLHAVIVELGMVEILENIPSDQLHKLTQALRKSGLEVMDDKKSIIIERIKNVITEMIHYSDTLPKVNYSDYIAEKLNYDYTYLSNIFSEVKGITIQQYIIMHKIEKVKELLLYDELNLTEISYRLHYSSVAHLSNQFKKITGLTPTFYKSLKLKRKGNLEDL, encoded by the coding sequence ATGAGAATTTACATCAAATATATGGTGAGTCTACGCTGCAAAATGCTGGTGAAAGAGGAGTTGAAAAATCTCGGGCTGCATGCTGTAATAGTAGAATTGGGTATGGTAGAGATTTTGGAAAATATACCTTCAGACCAGCTACATAAACTAACTCAGGCTTTAAGAAAATCTGGGCTGGAAGTAATGGATGATAAAAAAAGTATCATTATCGAAAGGATCAAGAATGTAATAACTGAAATGATCCACTATTCGGATACTCTGCCTAAGGTCAATTATTCTGATTATATAGCTGAAAAATTAAATTATGATTATACTTATCTATCCAATATATTTTCAGAGGTAAAGGGCATTACTATTCAGCAATATATCATCATGCATAAGATTGAAAAAGTAAAAGAACTTTTGCTGTATGATGAACTTAATCTTACTGAAATTTCATATCGACTTCACTATAGCAGTGTGGCACATTTATCTAATCAATTTAAGAAAATTACGGGCCTTACCCCTACATTTTATAAAAGTTTGAAATTAAAGCGAAAAGGCAACCTGGAAGATCTGTGA
- a CDS encoding porin family protein, translated as MKEIILLPMSILLLGAAGNAQGNTDYSWGKFKVGFKVGANYSNAYNAQGESFTSRPNSALALGIFIEAPLSETIGLQPEILYSRKGYEAEGILMNAVYHLSRNTSYIDFPIFLSIKVTDALTLLIGPQISYLLKQQNNFNDAEITDLQVQAFNNEKVSTSNLGFSTGIDFSLKHILLAPRASIDVSNNNGNHTETPTYKNFCFQLTVGYFLSVN; from the coding sequence ATGAAGGAAATTATTTTATTGCCCATGTCTATCCTTTTATTAGGAGCCGCTGGCAATGCCCAGGGAAATACAGACTATTCATGGGGAAAATTTAAAGTAGGTTTTAAGGTAGGTGCAAACTATTCAAATGCATATAATGCTCAGGGTGAATCATTTACCTCAAGGCCCAATAGCGCATTGGCACTGGGTATCTTTATAGAGGCACCTTTAAGTGAAACGATTGGCTTACAGCCGGAAATATTATACTCTAGAAAGGGCTATGAAGCTGAAGGTATTTTAATGAATGCTGTCTATCACCTTTCCAGAAATACCAGCTACATTGATTTCCCCATATTTCTTTCTATAAAAGTTACTGATGCCTTAACTCTACTTATAGGTCCTCAAATTTCATATCTTTTAAAACAACAAAATAACTTCAATGATGCCGAAATAACCGATTTACAAGTCCAGGCTTTTAATAATGAGAAAGTCTCGACAAGTAATCTAGGTTTTTCCACTGGTATTGATTTTAGTTTAAAGCACATTCTTTTGGCACCCAGAGCATCCATTGATGTTTCTAATAATAATGGAAATCATACCGAAACACCCACCTACAAGAATTTTTGTTTTCAATTGACTGTCGGCTATTTCCTTTCAGTTAATTAA
- a CDS encoding sensor histidine kinase: MSISAVKNTEQKHLLSSIERKHQDELREIINGNSNFISILAHDLRGPFSTAISILSMLKENIDDYDTEEIKKFITKASSSADGALTLLDNLLVWIVSQQGGKLFNPIDINLQQLISVEIVNLGFLIGQKKITVNQSIPKDITLFADLNMLKAIIRNLTGNAIKFTPTGGAITINALISGPFVQVAIRDNGVGISLKGQQKLFKKGSYYSTDGTNNEKGTGLGLLICKEYVKLHHGDIWVKSRIGKGTEFIFTLKLHQE, from the coding sequence ATGAGTATATCTGCAGTAAAAAACACAGAGCAAAAACATCTTCTAAGTAGTATTGAAAGAAAACATCAGGATGAACTCCGTGAAATAATAAATGGGAACTCAAATTTTATTTCCATTTTAGCACATGATTTGAGGGGGCCCTTTAGTACCGCCATCAGTATATTGTCCATGTTAAAAGAGAATATAGATGATTATGATACAGAAGAAATTAAAAAATTCATAACCAAAGCATCCTCTTCGGCTGATGGCGCATTAACTCTTCTAGACAATTTGTTAGTTTGGATTGTTTCCCAACAAGGCGGAAAGCTATTTAATCCTATTGACATTAATTTGCAGCAGTTAATATCAGTAGAAATTGTCAACCTTGGTTTTCTGATAGGACAAAAAAAAATAACTGTCAACCAGTCTATCCCAAAAGATATTACCCTTTTTGCAGACCTGAATATGCTCAAAGCCATAATAAGAAATTTGACTGGCAATGCTATTAAGTTTACTCCTACAGGTGGGGCTATAACTATCAATGCTTTAATATCTGGTCCATTTGTGCAGGTAGCAATAAGAGACAACGGAGTTGGCATATCATTAAAAGGACAGCAGAAACTGTTTAAAAAAGGAAGTTATTATTCCACCGATGGCACTAATAATGAGAAAGGGACTGGTTTAGGCCTTTTAATCTGTAAAGAATATGTGAAATTACACCATGGCGATATCTGGGTTAAAAGCCGCATTGGAAAGGGAACAGAATTTATATTCACCTTGAAGTTACATCAGGAATGA